One part of the Oceanispirochaeta sp. genome encodes these proteins:
- a CDS encoding tagaturonate epimerase family protein, protein MILDKFSIGTGDRFGKEATAQLAAVRMANKAGKEISIVWNKSYREHATIHTEPSSVRVIVDKTIKETAWDGRYYVDADHIGLKTVDLFLDSSDFFTLDVADFIGEKASSADIESFVQANRKYIGTLKVPGIEKALDVTESKIRLIAERYLFAIKEAKKIYDHIREHKGVENFVTEVSMDETADPQTPEELLFILSAMAAEQIPAQTIAPKFTGRFNKGVDYVGDLDKFDTEFNDDICVIKWAVKEFGLPKNLKLSIHSGSDKFSIYPSIKANMIKHNAGVHIKTAGTTWLEELIGLAESGGEGLKIAKEIYASSLDRYEELAEPYKSVIDIDRAQLPTSDEVNRWSSDQYTSALRHDLSNPSYNRHLRQLLHVGYKVASELGDRYLKAIDENSDIVGRNVTENLFDRHIKPLFL, encoded by the coding sequence ATGATTTTGGATAAATTCTCCATAGGAACAGGAGATCGATTCGGGAAAGAAGCCACAGCTCAATTGGCCGCAGTCAGAATGGCGAATAAGGCTGGAAAAGAAATATCTATTGTCTGGAATAAATCATACCGGGAACATGCCACTATCCACACAGAACCTTCATCTGTTCGGGTCATCGTAGACAAAACCATCAAGGAGACCGCCTGGGATGGGAGATATTACGTTGATGCTGATCATATCGGCTTGAAAACGGTAGATCTCTTTCTAGATTCATCTGATTTTTTCACCCTTGATGTGGCAGATTTCATCGGAGAAAAAGCATCCTCCGCAGATATCGAGAGCTTTGTTCAGGCAAACAGGAAGTATATAGGAACTCTGAAAGTTCCCGGAATCGAAAAAGCACTGGATGTCACAGAAAGTAAGATCAGGCTCATTGCCGAACGTTATCTTTTTGCGATCAAAGAAGCCAAAAAAATCTATGATCATATACGGGAACACAAGGGAGTTGAGAACTTTGTGACTGAGGTTTCCATGGATGAAACTGCTGATCCCCAGACACCGGAAGAACTTCTTTTTATACTCTCAGCAATGGCTGCAGAACAAATTCCAGCCCAGACAATAGCACCCAAATTTACAGGACGATTTAATAAGGGTGTTGATTATGTGGGTGACCTGGATAAATTCGATACAGAGTTCAATGATGATATCTGTGTCATAAAATGGGCCGTAAAGGAATTTGGATTACCCAAAAATTTAAAACTCAGCATCCATTCGGGTAGTGATAAATTCTCAATTTATCCCTCCATTAAAGCCAATATGATCAAGCACAATGCGGGTGTTCATATCAAAACAGCGGGGACCACATGGCTGGAAGAACTGATTGGACTGGCAGAAAGCGGAGGTGAAGGTCTTAAAATTGCGAAGGAGATATACGCATCATCCCTGGATCGATATGAAGAACTGGCAGAACCCTATAAGTCTGTTATCGACATTGACCGGGCTCAGCTGCCCACATCAGATGAAGTAAACCGATGGAGCAGTGATCAGTATACATCGGCTCTGCGGCATGATTTGTCGAATCCTTCCTACAATAGGCATCTCAGACAGCTTCTTCATGTGGGTTATAAAGTAGCC
- a CDS encoding DUF4386 domain-containing protein, protein MNQRVSDKTRSILVGIFILAAYGVIASSITESRFLVLFADVISGIAVIGIALLMYPLFRKSSFILSISYLILKVLEGGLMILGGVLFIRSSTQDLRSLIYNDFHIYIFIVSAFLFYFLLYRQKLIPGFICLWGIAGIGALSISTVLKLFDIHITVLDYFLVLIISNEIFLAFWLFVKGLNIRNSRHNL, encoded by the coding sequence ATGAACCAGAGAGTTTCTGATAAAACCAGATCAATCTTAGTCGGTATTTTTATATTAGCAGCCTATGGTGTTATTGCCAGTTCAATCACAGAATCCAGGTTTCTTGTCCTCTTTGCTGATGTTATAAGCGGTATTGCTGTTATAGGAATCGCTTTACTCATGTACCCCCTCTTTAGAAAATCAAGTTTTATTTTATCTATCAGCTATTTAATTCTTAAAGTGCTTGAAGGCGGATTGATGATTTTAGGAGGAGTCCTCTTTATACGTTCATCGACACAGGATTTAAGGTCACTCATTTATAATGACTTTCATATTTATATATTTATTGTCAGCGCCTTTCTATTTTATTTTTTATTGTATAGGCAAAAGTTGATTCCTGGGTTTATATGCCTTTGGGGAATCGCCGGTATAGGGGCATTATCAATCTCAACAGTACTGAAACTATTTGATATTCATATTACCGTCCTGGATTATTTTTTAGTCCTGATAATATCAAATGAGATATTTTTAGCATTTTGGCTCTTTGTTAAGGGGTTGAATATAAGAAATTCCAGACACAATCTCTGA